In Paraburkholderia terrae, the DNA window CAGCCGTGCCTTCCGCGATCGGCTGGCCGCCGTCCTGACGGATCACCCAGTCCATCGTGCAGACGTTGGACAGGAACCGTGCTCGCTCGGCATCGTCGGGAATCAGCTCGCGATACAGATACTGCGGGCTCCAGTCGATCAGCACGCCACCGAAATCGAATACGACTGCCTTGATGGTCATGCGAACTCCGTTTGCAGAATGTCAGCGAGCGGACGCACCTTGACGCGCTTGCCTGTCATCGACGAGTTCGTCCAGACGAAGTTCTGGTGCTCGACGATCTTGTCGGCGGCGAGGTGCGGCTTGTCTTGCGTGGTGTGCAGATCGGCGGCGATTGTCGTGCGCAGGCCAAGCAGTTCGGCACGGCGCGCCGTTGCGTTGACGCAGAACTCGGACGCGTAACCGCAGATCACCACGCTATCGATGTCCTGTTGACGGAGCTTGTCCGCAAGCTCCGTCTCTTGGAACGAATCGCCGACTGTCTTGTAGATCGACGCGTCCGTTTGCTCGCGCACGAGCGTGGCGGGCAACTGCCACGCGTCGCTGCCGCGCGCGAGCGGTCCGTTCGCGTCGCTCTCATGCTGCACGAAGAAGACGGGCCCATTCGCCT includes these proteins:
- a CDS encoding cysteine hydrolase family protein: MSGVAVIVIDVQQMFFSGPSPAYRGEEVIDGINRLTAAARKANGPVFFVQHESDANGPLARGSDAWQLPATLVREQTDASIYKTVGDSFQETELADKLRQQDIDSVVICGYASEFCVNATARRAELLGLRTTIAADLHTTQDKPHLAADKIVEHQNFVWTNSSMTGKRVKVRPLADILQTEFA